The genomic stretch GCGGCGTGACGGTGACTCGGGACACGACGCTTCAGCTTCGCTACGACTCGAACTCACGGTCGCCCGTCGCATCGATCCGACTGCTCGCGCTCGGCAATCCGAGCGCGCGGCGAGCGCGCTTCGCACTCCAACTCCCGAACTCCGGCGCCGCGCGCGTAGAGGTCTTCAGCCCCACCGGACGTGCGATCCGGACCCTGGCTGACCGCTCCTTGCCTGCCGGCACAACGCAACTCGATTGGGATGGACGCGACCAGCGTGGAAACCAGGCCCGAACGGGCGTTTATCTGGTCCGCGCGCGCGCGAACGGAGAGTCCATCGTCACCCGCATCGTGGTCCTGCCATGAACTCGAAGCGCTCTACGACTCGCTCGGCAACTGAAGGTGCACGAGCATTCTGAGGAGATACGATGAAGCTTCCAGCGCAAGTCCTCGTCGCCCTGACTCTCGCCACTGACGCGTTCGCATTCGGCGTGCAGGGAAACATTTCTCGCTCGGTGGGCGGTCCGGTCTACCCTTGCGACATCGACGTGCTCGATCGGCAGACCGGTCAGTTCGTCGTGATTCCGAACGACTCGACGCTGCCGAACGGGAACTATTCCCTGACGCTCGCGAACGGCCGCTACGACCTGTACTTCCATCCTCCGATCGGCGCGCATCTCTTCCAGGGCGAAATCAGGGACCTTCAGGTCAACAACAATACGATCACGGAGAACCTCGTATTGCCGAGCGGTGTCTACTTGCAGGGGCGCGTGGTGGACTCGAGTGCGGGCGGCGTTGCGGGCGTCAGCATTCGCTTTCGCGATGTCACCGGCGATGCTCCGAACAACGTGCAGGACGACGGCACCCTTGCCGATGGGAGTTTCCTGACACTCGTGGATGCAGGCGTGTGGAACGTGGAGATCGTTCCGGCACCGGCCGCCCACAAGGCACCACGCGAGATCAAGAGTCAGAACCTCGCGACCGACCTCGACCTCGGAGACGTGGTGGTTCAAGACGGTTGGGTGCTGTCGTGCTCGGTCACGGATGCCGGCTTCTTTCCAATCGCGGACGGCAAGCTCATCGCGCGCACGGTGCCCGGACACACGAAGCTGTTCACGCCGCTGAACTCCACTTCACCCGCGGGGCTCGGCACGCTGGTCGTCCCTCCGGGTGTCTACGACATCACCGCCGAGCCGCCATCGGGCGCTCCGCTGGCGACCCAGTCGCAATACTCAGTGGTCGTGAGTGGGGACCAATCGCTGCCGAATTTCGTGCTTTCGAGCGGGCTCGCACTCTCGGCTCACTGCGTCAGCGCCACCACCTCGAGCGGAGTCGCCGACGCGGACGTCGACGTGGACTGGATGCTGCCGCCAAGCTTTCCGCGCGTCGAGACACTCGGTGACTTCACGAACGGGCTCGGGGATTTCAGCGTGCTGGTGGGCACGGGTACGTATCGAGTGACCGTCAGTCCGCCAGTCGCGACCCGCCTAATTCCCGTACGGCTTCTCAATGTCGCGGTATCGGGGCCTACTAATCTGGGGACCCTTACGTTTCCCCAAGGGCACTGGGTGAACGCCACGATTCGCGAACAAGGCACGCTGAACCCGATCGTCGGAGCCAACCTCGACTTCGTCGATCTCCAGACCTCACAGCTGCTGGTCACGATCGACGACGTGACGAACGCCGCGGGCTTCGCACGCGTAGTGACGGATTCGAAGCTCTATCGGCTGCGCGTGATACCGCCCAGCACCGTTTGGGACACGTTGATCGTCGACAATTTCCGAAGCCTCGCCGACACGACCGTCGCGCTGACTTTGCAGCCGCGCTCGGCGACCGGGGTACCGGGGCGCGACTCGGAAGCGCTGACATTCGCGGCTCCGTGGCCGAATCCTGCGCGCGGCGAGGTGACGTTTCAGTTTGAGGCCGCAGGGGCTGCCGAACTCTCGATCTGGGATGTGAGCGGACGTCGCCGCGCGACGCCGTGGCGCGGGAACGTAGTCGGCGAACAGAGGATTCGCTGGGGCACGCGGGGGGCAAATGGGGAGTCGCTCGGCGCCGGAGTCTACTTTGCGCGGCTGGAGACCAAACTCGGGCGCAGTGTTCAGCGAATCGTGCTCATGCACTAGTTCATGGAGACTCCGGCCGCTGTGGCC from Candidatus Eisenbacteria bacterium encodes the following:
- a CDS encoding T9SS type A sorting domain-containing protein — encoded protein: MKLPAQVLVALTLATDAFAFGVQGNISRSVGGPVYPCDIDVLDRQTGQFVVIPNDSTLPNGNYSLTLANGRYDLYFHPPIGAHLFQGEIRDLQVNNNTITENLVLPSGVYLQGRVVDSSAGGVAGVSIRFRDVTGDAPNNVQDDGTLADGSFLTLVDAGVWNVEIVPAPAAHKAPREIKSQNLATDLDLGDVVVQDGWVLSCSVTDAGFFPIADGKLIARTVPGHTKLFTPLNSTSPAGLGTLVVPPGVYDITAEPPSGAPLATQSQYSVVVSGDQSLPNFVLSSGLALSAHCVSATTSSGVADADVDVDWMLPPSFPRVETLGDFTNGLGDFSVLVGTGTYRVTVSPPVATRLIPVRLLNVAVSGPTNLGTLTFPQGHWVNATIREQGTLNPIVGANLDFVDLQTSQLLVTIDDVTNAAGFARVVTDSKLYRLRVIPPSTVWDTLIVDNFRSLADTTVALTLQPRSATGVPGRDSEALTFAAPWPNPARGEVTFQFEAAGAAELSIWDVSGRRRATPWRGNVVGEQRIRWGTRGANGESLGAGVYFARLETKLGRSVQRIVLMH